The following coding sequences are from one Calditrichota bacterium window:
- the mutS gene encoding DNA mismatch repair protein MutS — protein sequence MEQYLAIKAKHKNAILFYRMGDFYEMFYDDAKIASEVLGITLTSRAHGKAAKVPLAGFPYHALDNYLTKMIKAGYRVAICEQVEDPKTAKKLVKRDVTEIVTPGTTFSDELLDSKRNNYLVSIYLRKDICGLAAADVTTGEFFVNEFFPEKLREQLMLINPSELLVAESQQKNVADQIASELHSFITAREDWVFNRDFGYEKLIHHFKTSSLKGFGCEDLTVGIVAAGALLDYLKENQKNSLSHFTQIKRRFDSDFMAVDPTTQRNLELIQPLSARDNRGVLIHVLDKTKTAMGGRRLVNWLLNPLNQIAPINRRLDAVEELFKQEMTRRELRESLGKMGDLERLLSRITTGRANARDLIALKSALRIVPEIKEKLAPLEADYLAQIREQLHELPEVVDEIEAALVEEPPLSVVDGGLIKRGYNEELDQLREIAFSGKDWIARMQQSERERTGIPSLKVGYNKVFGYYIEITKPHLAKVPTNYMRKQTLVNAERFITPELKEYEEKIVGAEEKIIELEFQLFDQIRQHVSRRVREIQENARQIGDLDCLLNFAQISRDNDYNRPQITSGDEIDIKEGRHPVVEQLLPAGESFVPNDVYANNSSDQILIITGPNMAGKSTYLRQVGLIVLMAQIGCFVPAREAKMGLVDKLFTRVGASDNLAGGESTFLMEMNETANILNNATTKSLILLDEIGRGTSTFDGLSIAWSVAEYLHNTSAVAAKTLFATHYHELTELARILPRVKNYNVAVKEWGDQVIFLRKIVAGGCDNSYGIHVAQLAGLPRIVIERARQVLSNLEKDEFTETRTPRLARPRSPEGKQIVPSQLDFFSRQETALREKLKEIDVNQLTPLEALNTLSELKKLIDGE from the coding sequence TTTGCGAGCAGGTTGAAGACCCCAAAACGGCGAAGAAATTAGTCAAGCGCGACGTAACAGAAATTGTGACGCCGGGAACGACCTTTTCCGATGAACTGCTGGATTCCAAACGAAATAATTATCTGGTTTCCATTTATCTGCGAAAAGATATCTGTGGTTTGGCGGCGGCGGATGTGACCACCGGCGAATTTTTTGTCAATGAATTTTTTCCGGAAAAGCTGCGCGAACAATTGATGCTGATCAACCCCTCGGAACTACTCGTGGCTGAGTCTCAGCAAAAAAATGTCGCTGACCAAATCGCTTCGGAACTCCATAGTTTCATTACTGCACGCGAAGATTGGGTTTTTAACCGCGATTTCGGCTACGAGAAACTCATCCATCATTTTAAAACTTCCTCGCTGAAAGGCTTCGGCTGCGAGGATTTGACCGTGGGGATTGTTGCTGCCGGCGCCCTGCTGGATTATTTGAAAGAAAATCAGAAAAACAGTCTCTCCCATTTCACACAAATCAAACGTCGTTTCGATTCTGATTTTATGGCGGTAGATCCAACCACGCAGCGCAATCTGGAGCTCATTCAACCGCTCTCTGCGCGTGACAATCGCGGCGTTTTGATTCACGTTCTGGACAAAACAAAAACCGCCATGGGCGGGCGTCGCTTGGTAAATTGGCTGCTGAATCCTTTGAACCAAATCGCTCCCATAAACCGTCGGCTGGACGCCGTGGAGGAATTGTTCAAGCAGGAGATGACGCGTCGCGAGCTGCGCGAATCGCTTGGAAAAATGGGGGATCTGGAACGGCTGTTGTCGCGAATCACCACCGGGCGCGCCAATGCCAGAGATTTGATCGCGCTCAAGTCGGCGCTGCGCATTGTTCCCGAAATAAAAGAAAAATTAGCGCCGTTGGAAGCGGACTATCTGGCGCAGATCAGAGAACAATTGCACGAGTTGCCCGAAGTCGTGGATGAAATCGAAGCGGCGCTGGTCGAAGAACCGCCGCTGTCCGTGGTCGACGGCGGACTGATCAAACGCGGCTACAACGAAGAACTGGATCAATTGCGCGAAATCGCTTTTTCCGGCAAGGATTGGATCGCCCGTATGCAACAGAGCGAACGCGAACGCACCGGAATTCCCTCGCTGAAAGTGGGATACAATAAAGTTTTCGGCTACTACATTGAAATAACCAAGCCGCATCTGGCAAAAGTGCCCACCAATTACATGCGCAAGCAGACGTTAGTCAACGCTGAGCGTTTCATCACGCCGGAATTGAAAGAATACGAGGAAAAAATTGTCGGCGCTGAGGAAAAAATCATTGAGCTTGAATTTCAGCTATTCGATCAAATACGTCAGCACGTGAGTCGGCGGGTGCGCGAAATTCAGGAAAATGCCAGACAAATTGGTGATCTGGATTGCTTGCTGAATTTTGCGCAAATTTCGCGTGATAACGATTACAACCGCCCGCAAATTACTTCCGGCGATGAAATTGATATCAAAGAAGGCCGCCACCCGGTGGTGGAACAGCTTCTTCCCGCCGGAGAGTCGTTTGTGCCCAACGATGTTTACGCCAACAATAGCAGCGACCAAATTTTGATCATTACGGGTCCTAACATGGCGGGAAAATCGACTTATTTGCGGCAGGTGGGTTTGATCGTGTTGATGGCGCAAATCGGCTGCTTTGTTCCGGCGCGGGAAGCCAAAATGGGACTCGTGGATAAATTGTTCACGCGCGTGGGGGCGTCGGATAATCTGGCGGGCGGCGAAAGCACATTTTTAATGGAAATGAACGAAACCGCTAATATTTTGAACAATGCGACGACGAAAAGTTTGATTTTGCTCGACGAAATAGGTCGGGGCACGAGCACTTTTGACGGGCTTTCCATTGCCTGGTCGGTGGCAGAATATTTGCACAATACCAGCGCCGTGGCGGCAAAAACGCTTTTTGCGACACATTATCATGAATTAACGGAACTTGCGCGGATTCTACCTCGTGTAAAAAACTACAATGTCGCGGTCAAAGAATGGGGCGACCAGGTAATCTTTTTAAGGAAAATTGTGGCTGGCGGTTGCGACAACAGTTATGGAATCCATGTGGCGCAATTGGCCGGCTTGCCGCGCATCGTGATCGAGCGGGCGCGGCAGGTGCTCAGCAATCTCGAAAAAGACGAATTCACCGAGACCAGGACGCCGCGTTTGGCGAGGCCTCGGTCGCCGGAGGGTAAGCAAATCGTTCCGAGCCAACTCGATTTTTTTTCAAGGCAGGAAACGGCACTGAGAGAAAAATTAAAAGAGATCGACGTTAATCAATTAACGCCGCTGGAAGCATTGAATACATTATCTGAACTGAAAAAATTGATTGATGGCGAATAA
- a CDS encoding PorV/PorQ family protein — MKLKRNVSNCLVLSIFVFVGFAQAGNIVKAKYAGEFLASGVGGRALGMGGASVAIANDVTAGYWNPALLTQIDYPQIIGMHAQRFANIVNYNYGAVALPFGKTSTLALSVIRLGVDDIPNTTEALLDYGLDGKPNTGDEGEGNGVIDENERIDPYKVFYFNSAEWGMFLSYGARANRKISYGGSVKFLLKQLGEQSAWGVGFDVGMIYRFSDRFKLGANLQDATTTLLVWEKGRQEAIIPTLKLGSAYIWESSLIGGSLIPAFDVDVRFENRRYASQWNVGAVSFDSHAGFEYQFKKLIALRFGMDAGRFTAGIGIRLPKLMVDYAFLSHNDLGDTHRISVKLTIDEKRFQRRR; from the coding sequence ATGAAATTAAAAAGAAATGTCAGCAATTGTTTAGTTTTGTCAATCTTTGTCTTTGTCGGTTTCGCGCAGGCCGGCAATATTGTCAAAGCAAAGTATGCGGGTGAATTTTTAGCGAGCGGCGTCGGCGGGCGCGCTCTCGGTATGGGCGGCGCTTCTGTCGCCATCGCCAACGATGTGACTGCCGGGTACTGGAATCCGGCGCTATTGACGCAAATTGATTACCCGCAAATTATCGGCATGCACGCGCAGCGGTTCGCCAATATCGTCAATTACAATTACGGCGCCGTGGCTTTGCCTTTCGGGAAAACAAGCACGCTGGCGCTGTCCGTGATTCGTCTGGGAGTGGACGACATTCCCAATACGACCGAGGCGCTGTTAGATTACGGCCTTGACGGAAAACCTAACACCGGCGATGAGGGCGAAGGCAATGGCGTCATTGATGAAAATGAACGAATTGATCCTTACAAGGTATTTTATTTTAATTCGGCTGAATGGGGCATGTTTTTGAGCTATGGTGCTCGCGCCAATCGGAAAATTTCCTACGGCGGAAGCGTGAAATTTTTGCTCAAGCAGTTGGGCGAACAGAGCGCCTGGGGAGTGGGTTTTGATGTTGGCATGATCTATCGCTTCAGCGACCGATTTAAACTGGGCGCCAATTTGCAGGACGCGACAACGACGTTGCTCGTTTGGGAAAAAGGCCGTCAGGAAGCGATTATTCCCACGCTGAAATTGGGAAGCGCTTACATTTGGGAATCCTCTCTCATCGGCGGCAGTCTGATTCCGGCCTTCGATGTGGATGTTCGCTTTGAAAATCGTCGGTACGCTTCGCAATGGAATGTCGGCGCCGTCAGTTTTGACAGCCACGCCGGATTCGAATATCAGTTCAAAAAACTGATCGCGCTCCGTTTCGGAATGGACGCCGGTCGGTTCACCGCTGGCATCGGTATTCGCTTGCCGAAGTTGATGGTGGATTACGCTTTTCTCAGTCACAATGATTTAGGAGATACCCATCGGATTTCCGTCAAATTGACAATTGATGAGAAGCGATTTCAACGCCGTCGTTGA
- a CDS encoding YicC family protein → MIKSMTGFGRAELVRNDFEVVAEVRSVNNRFLDIQVKLPKQFYHLEHEVKNIVRDYVTRGRVNIYVNLKYENGDAQNGLEVDDHAVRMYLKLLQNLKKKYRLGGKIKIDHLLNFADIFSFEAAGEYKQETWEIVKQVLSQALTRFSEMRSSEGEELGKDLRARIENLNRVVARIEKIAQDRHEEDLSQLRERVHDLIADENVDEQRLQTELALMINRMDVTEECVRFRSHNKMFLESLKAEQSIGKKLNFILQEMTREANTMGSKANHAEIAHLVVDIKEEVEKIREQVQNIE, encoded by the coding sequence ATGATCAAGAGCATGACTGGATTTGGGCGGGCTGAACTTGTACGAAACGATTTTGAAGTGGTGGCAGAGGTTCGCTCGGTGAACAATCGTTTTCTCGATATTCAAGTGAAATTGCCAAAACAGTTTTACCATTTGGAGCATGAGGTTAAAAATATTGTCAGGGATTATGTGACGCGCGGCAGGGTTAATATTTATGTGAATTTGAAATATGAAAATGGCGATGCGCAGAACGGGCTGGAGGTTGACGATCATGCGGTACGAATGTACCTGAAATTGCTCCAAAATTTAAAGAAGAAATATCGCCTGGGCGGAAAAATAAAGATCGATCATTTGCTCAATTTTGCGGATATTTTTTCTTTCGAGGCGGCTGGCGAATACAAGCAGGAAACGTGGGAGATCGTCAAGCAGGTGCTTTCTCAGGCGCTGACGCGCTTTTCAGAAATGCGCAGCAGTGAAGGCGAAGAGCTGGGAAAAGATTTGCGTGCGCGCATTGAGAATCTGAATCGTGTCGTTGCCAGAATAGAAAAAATTGCGCAAGATCGCCACGAAGAAGATCTGAGTCAGTTGCGGGAGCGAGTTCACGATCTCATTGCCGACGAAAATGTTGACGAACAGCGTTTGCAGACAGAGTTAGCACTGATGATTAACCGGATGGATGTGACCGAAGAATGCGTTCGTTTTCGCAGTCATAACAAGATGTTTCTGGAGTCGCTGAAGGCGGAGCAATCAATTGGGAAAAAATTGAATTTTATTTTGCAGGAGATGACGAGAGAGGCAAACACTATGGGCTCCAAAGC